A DNA window from Pseudomonas sp. GD03919 contains the following coding sequences:
- a CDS encoding GGDEF domain-containing protein, which translates to MSAATDQAVYKTLLESTRAIPWKIDWKTMTFAYIGPQIETLLGWSQASWVSAEDWATRMHPDDREKVVEFCISQSQNGVDHEADYRALTAAGDYVWIRDVVHVVRDDNGEVDSLIGFMFDISERKKTEEQLLTLQKQLEEYSYKDGLTGVANRRMFDSVLATEWANAQRTQQPLSLILLDIDHFKQFNDHYGHIQGDDCLKSVGQALSRAASRPRDFVGRFGGEEFVLVLPETDEAAARHIAERCRQQVRQQRIAHAGSAVSSLLTISLGVGTIVPGAHDRPLDFLNSVDKLLYQAKQRGRDRLEVARAPARPGLDDAADVQA; encoded by the coding sequence CGATTCCCTGGAAGATCGACTGGAAGACCATGACTTTCGCCTATATCGGCCCGCAGATCGAAACGCTGCTGGGCTGGTCGCAGGCCAGTTGGGTCAGTGCCGAAGACTGGGCGACGCGCATGCACCCGGATGATCGCGAGAAGGTGGTGGAGTTCTGCATCTCGCAATCACAGAACGGCGTCGATCATGAGGCCGACTACCGTGCGCTGACCGCCGCCGGTGACTATGTATGGATTCGCGACGTGGTGCACGTGGTGCGCGACGACAACGGCGAGGTGGACTCGCTGATCGGCTTCATGTTCGACATCAGCGAGCGCAAGAAGACCGAGGAACAGCTGCTGACCCTGCAGAAGCAGTTGGAGGAGTACTCCTACAAGGACGGCCTTACCGGCGTGGCCAACCGGCGCATGTTCGACAGCGTGCTGGCCACCGAATGGGCCAATGCCCAGCGCACTCAGCAGCCGCTGTCGCTGATCCTGCTCGATATCGATCACTTCAAGCAGTTCAACGACCATTACGGCCACATCCAGGGCGATGATTGCCTGAAGAGTGTCGGCCAGGCGCTGAGCCGCGCGGCCAGCCGGCCACGGGATTTCGTCGGCCGCTTCGGTGGCGAGGAGTTCGTGCTGGTACTGCCGGAGACCGATGAGGCCGCCGCCCGGCATATTGCCGAGCGCTGCCGCCAGCAGGTGCGTCAGCAGCGCATTGCGCACGCGGGCTCCGCCGTGTCGTCGCTGCTCACCATCAGCCTCGGCGTGGGCACCATCGTGCCGGGCGCCCATGATCGCCCGCTGGATTTCCTCAATAGTGTCGACAAGCTGCTCTACCAGGCCAAGCAACGCGGTCGTGATCGTCTGGAGGTGGCCAGGGCGCCTGCTCGCCCGGGGCTGGACGATGCCGCAGATGTCCAGGCCTGA
- a CDS encoding chorismate--pyruvate lyase family protein encodes MPHAALAHPPRWLTNAQLHPQPAAGVRDWLFNEDSLTRRLTALSNDGFSVTPLQEGWQRMRSDECTLLGVADGSQGWVREVYLRGHGQPWVFARSVAARSVLEGSGLNLAELGSRSLGELLFSDRAFDRGELQACRYPAAWLPQDVRAERLWARRSCFSRGALGVLVAEVFLPGFWQAAGIEA; translated from the coding sequence GTGCCTCACGCTGCTCTCGCTCATCCGCCGCGCTGGCTGACCAATGCCCAGTTGCATCCGCAGCCGGCTGCCGGCGTGCGCGACTGGCTGTTCAACGAGGATTCGCTGACCCGTCGCCTCACGGCTCTGTCCAACGACGGTTTTTCGGTAACGCCGCTGCAGGAAGGCTGGCAGCGCATGCGCAGCGATGAGTGCACGCTGCTCGGCGTAGCCGACGGCAGCCAGGGCTGGGTGCGTGAGGTCTACCTGCGTGGCCATGGACAGCCTTGGGTGTTCGCCCGTAGCGTCGCCGCACGCAGCGTGCTCGAAGGCTCCGGGCTTAATCTGGCCGAGCTGGGCAGCCGCTCGCTGGGTGAGTTGCTGTTCAGCGACCGCGCCTTCGACCGTGGCGAACTGCAGGCCTGCCGTTATCCGGCGGCCTGGCTGCCGCAAGACGTGCGCGCAGAGCGACTGTGGGCGCGGCGCTCGTGCTTCAGTCGGGGGGCATTGGGGGTGCTGGTAGCAGAGGTGTTCCTGCCGGGCTTCTGGCAGGCGGCGGGTATCGAGGCCTAG
- the ubiA gene encoding 4-hydroxybenzoate octaprenyltransferase — protein MYTRLLQSTTRLHPRAWDFIQLMRLDKPIGIYLLLWPTLWALWVAAEGVPSAKNLFIFVFGVILMRAAGCVINDYADRNFDGHVSRTRARPLASGKIQPREALALFAVLVAISFVLVLFTNATTIWLSFGGLALAACYPFMKRYTFYPQVVLGAAFSWGMPMAFTAETGSLPPEAWLLYIANLLWTVAYDTYYAMADREDDLKIGVKSTAILFGDADRLIIATLQGLALLCLLLAGARFELGIWFHAGLLVAAACFAWEYHKTRNRKPMACFNAFLHNHWAGLAIFVGIVLDYALR, from the coding sequence ATGTACACCCGCCTGCTGCAATCGACCACCCGCCTGCACCCGCGCGCCTGGGACTTCATCCAGCTGATGCGCCTGGACAAGCCCATCGGCATCTACCTGCTGCTGTGGCCGACCCTGTGGGCGCTGTGGGTGGCGGCCGAAGGCGTGCCGAGCGCGAAGAATCTGTTCATCTTCGTCTTCGGCGTGATCCTGATGCGCGCCGCCGGCTGCGTGATCAACGACTACGCCGACCGCAACTTCGACGGCCATGTCAGCCGCACCAGGGCTCGTCCGCTGGCCAGTGGCAAGATCCAGCCACGCGAGGCGCTGGCGCTGTTCGCCGTGCTGGTGGCAATAAGCTTCGTGCTGGTGCTGTTCACCAATGCCACCACCATCTGGCTGTCCTTCGGCGGCTTGGCGCTGGCGGCCTGCTACCCCTTCATGAAGCGCTACACCTTCTACCCGCAGGTGGTGCTCGGCGCGGCCTTCTCCTGGGGCATGCCGATGGCCTTCACTGCCGAGACCGGCAGCCTGCCGCCAGAAGCCTGGCTGCTGTATATCGCCAACCTGCTGTGGACGGTGGCCTACGACACCTACTACGCCATGGCTGACCGCGAGGATGACCTGAAGATCGGGGTGAAATCCACCGCCATCCTGTTCGGCGACGCCGACCGCCTGATCATCGCCACCCTGCAGGGCCTGGCGCTGCTCTGCCTGCTGCTGGCCGGCGCGCGTTTCGAACTGGGTATTTGGTTCCACGCCGGCCTGCTGGTGGCTGCCGCCTGCTTTGCCTGGGAATATCACAAGACCCGCAACCGCAAGCCGATGGCCTGTTTCAACGCCTTCCTGCACAACCATTGGGCGGGGCTGGCGATCTTCGTTGGCATCGTGCTGGACTACGCCTTACGTTAA
- the phoB gene encoding phosphate regulon transcriptional regulator PhoB has protein sequence MVGKNILIVDDEAPIREMIAVALEMAGYECLEAENTQQAHAVIVDRKPDLILLDWMLPGTSGIELARRLKRDELTSDIPIIMLTAKGEEDNKIQGLEVGADDYITKPFSPRELVARLKAVLRRAGPSDSEAPIEVGGLLLDPVSHRVTIDGKPAEMGPTEYRLLQFFMTHQERAYTRGQLLDQVWGGNVYVEERTVDVHIRRLRKALGTAYENLVQTVRGTGYRFSTKG, from the coding sequence ATGGTTGGCAAGAACATCCTGATCGTCGATGACGAAGCACCGATCCGCGAGATGATCGCGGTGGCCCTGGAGATGGCCGGTTACGAGTGCCTGGAAGCGGAGAATACCCAGCAGGCCCATGCCGTTATCGTCGACCGCAAGCCCGATCTGATCCTGCTCGACTGGATGCTGCCCGGCACCAGCGGCATCGAGCTGGCGCGCAGGCTCAAGCGCGACGAACTGACCAGCGATATCCCGATCATCATGCTCACCGCCAAGGGCGAAGAGGACAACAAGATCCAGGGGCTGGAAGTCGGCGCCGACGACTACATCACCAAGCCGTTCTCGCCGCGTGAACTGGTCGCCCGTCTCAAGGCTGTGCTGCGCCGCGCCGGCCCCAGCGACAGCGAGGCGCCGATCGAAGTGGGTGGCCTGCTGCTCGACCCGGTCAGCCATCGCGTCACCATCGATGGCAAACCGGCCGAGATGGGCCCCACCGAATACCGTCTGCTGCAGTTCTTCATGACCCACCAGGAGCGCGCCTATACCCGTGGCCAGTTGCTCGATCAGGTCTGGGGTGGCAACGTCTATGTCGAGGAACGCACCGTCGATGTGCATATCCGCCGCCTGCGCAAGGCGCTCGGTACGGCCTACGAAAATCTGGTGCAAACCGTGCGTGGGACTGGGTATCGTTTCTCCACCAAAGGTTAA
- the phoR gene encoding phosphate regulon sensor histidine kinase PhoR has product MRSIVNQDWRGAVVRRLLLLVGACLLLGALTGEYAWVLACGLAIHLAWTLSQLLRLHKWLREHKTDEPPPDGYGLWGEVFDSIYHLQRRNQKARGRLQAVIDRVQESTAALKDAVVMLDSQGNLEWWNRAAETLLGLKTPQDSGQQLANLVRDPRFKDYFERGNYAEALEIPAPTNDRRRLQFHITRYGNREHLLLVRDVTRLYQLEQMRKDFVANVSHELRTPLTVIAGYLETLLDNVEAVNPRWLRALQQMQQQGARMQTLLNDLLLLAKLESTDYPSDNQPLAIDLLLLSIKNDAQALSGDQQHRISLEADPHLKLKGSEAELRSAFSNLVFNAVKYTPAGGDIRIRWWGDEQGAHLAVSDTGMGIETRHLPRLTERFYRVDSSRASNTGGTGLGLAIVKHVLLRHRGNLEISSVPGKGSTFTCHFAAAQVVQRVR; this is encoded by the coding sequence ATGCGCTCCATCGTGAATCAAGACTGGCGCGGCGCCGTGGTGCGCCGCCTGTTGCTGCTGGTTGGTGCCTGCCTGCTGTTGGGTGCCCTCACCGGTGAGTACGCCTGGGTGCTGGCCTGTGGCCTGGCCATTCATCTCGCTTGGACCCTCAGCCAGCTGCTGCGCCTGCACAAATGGCTGCGTGAGCACAAAACCGACGAGCCGCCCCCGGATGGCTACGGCCTGTGGGGCGAGGTGTTCGACAGCATCTATCACCTGCAGCGGCGTAACCAGAAGGCGCGTGGGCGCCTGCAGGCAGTGATCGACCGCGTGCAGGAGTCCACAGCAGCGCTCAAGGATGCCGTGGTGATGCTCGACAGCCAGGGCAACCTGGAGTGGTGGAACCGTGCTGCCGAAACCTTGCTGGGCCTGAAAACGCCGCAGGACAGTGGTCAACAGTTGGCCAACCTGGTGCGCGACCCGCGTTTCAAAGATTACTTCGAGCGCGGCAACTATGCCGAGGCGCTGGAAATTCCTGCGCCGACCAATGATCGCCGGCGTCTGCAATTCCACATCACCCGGTATGGCAATCGCGAGCACCTGTTGCTGGTACGTGACGTCACACGCCTGTATCAGCTGGAACAGATGCGCAAGGATTTCGTCGCCAACGTCTCCCACGAGCTGCGTACACCGCTGACGGTGATCGCCGGCTACCTGGAGACCCTGCTGGACAACGTCGAGGCGGTCAACCCGCGCTGGTTACGTGCCCTGCAGCAGATGCAGCAACAGGGTGCACGCATGCAGACGCTGCTCAACGACCTGTTGTTGCTGGCGAAGCTGGAGTCCACCGATTACCCGTCGGATAATCAGCCGTTGGCCATCGACCTGTTGCTGCTGTCGATCAAGAACGATGCTCAGGCGTTGTCTGGCGACCAGCAGCATCGCATCAGCCTCGAGGCCGACCCGCACCTCAAGCTCAAGGGCAGTGAGGCGGAGTTGCGCAGTGCTTTCTCCAATCTGGTGTTCAATGCGGTGAAGTACACGCCGGCCGGTGGCGATATTCGTATCCGCTGGTGGGGTGACGAGCAGGGCGCACACCTGGCGGTCAGTGATACCGGCATGGGCATCGAGACCAGGCATTTGCCCCGCCTGACCGAGCGCTTCTATCGGGTCGACTCCAGCCGCGCCAGCAACACCGGCGGTACCGGTCTGGGCCTGGCCATCGTCAAGCATGTGCTGCTGCGTCACCGTGGCAACCTGGAGATCAGCAGTGTGCCGGGCAAGGGCAGCACCTTCACCTGCCATTTCGCTGCCGCGCAGGTGGTGCAACGCGTACGCTGA
- a CDS encoding hemolysin family protein encodes MDPSTSLPAPDYFADFGLMLFALFLVLLNGFFVAAEFAIVRLRATKVDALAEAHGWRGHILRTVHNQMDAYLSACQLGITLASLGLGWVGEPAFAELLTPLLVAVGVESPKLIHGIAFFTAFSIISYLHIVIGELAPKSWAIRKPELLSLWTAAPLYAFYWLMYPAIFVLNASANAILRIAGQGEPGPHHEHHYSREELKLILHSSRATGDNDQDLRVLASAVELGELEVVDWANSREDLVFLELKASLDQVFSTFRRHKYSRYPIFDESKGEFVGVLHIKDLLLHLSLLEMLPSALKLGDLMHPLERVSRHMPLSQLLEQFRQGGAHFALVEEADGKVIGYLTMEDVLEALVGDIQDEHRKAERGILAYQPGKLLVRGDTPLAKVERLLGIDLDHVEAETLAGLIYDTLKRMPEEEEVLETDGLRIIVKKMKGPKVVLAKVVKLD; translated from the coding sequence ATGGACCCCTCCACAAGTCTCCCTGCCCCCGATTACTTCGCCGATTTCGGCCTTATGCTGTTCGCCCTGTTTCTGGTGCTGCTCAACGGCTTCTTCGTTGCGGCGGAGTTCGCCATCGTGCGTCTGCGTGCGACCAAGGTCGATGCCCTGGCCGAGGCGCATGGCTGGCGCGGGCACATCCTGCGCACCGTGCACAACCAGATGGATGCCTACCTCTCGGCCTGCCAGCTGGGTATCACCCTGGCGTCACTGGGGCTTGGCTGGGTCGGTGAGCCGGCCTTTGCCGAGCTGTTGACGCCACTGTTGGTGGCGGTTGGTGTGGAGTCACCCAAGCTGATTCACGGCATCGCCTTCTTCACTGCGTTCTCGATCATTTCCTACCTGCACATCGTCATCGGCGAGCTGGCGCCCAAGTCCTGGGCGATCCGCAAACCGGAGCTGCTATCGCTGTGGACGGCCGCGCCGCTGTACGCCTTCTACTGGCTGATGTACCCGGCGATCTTCGTGCTCAACGCCAGTGCCAACGCCATTCTGCGCATCGCCGGGCAAGGCGAGCCGGGGCCGCACCATGAGCACCACTACAGCCGTGAGGAGCTGAAGCTGATCCTGCATTCCAGCCGCGCCACTGGCGATAACGATCAGGACCTGCGGGTGCTGGCGTCGGCGGTCGAGTTGGGTGAGCTGGAGGTGGTGGACTGGGCCAACTCGCGCGAGGATCTGGTCTTTCTCGAGCTCAAGGCCAGCCTGGATCAGGTGTTCAGCACCTTCCGCCGGCACAAGTACAGCCGCTACCCGATCTTCGACGAGAGCAAGGGCGAGTTCGTCGGCGTGTTGCATATCAAGGATCTGCTGCTGCACCTGTCGCTGCTGGAGATGCTGCCCTCGGCGCTGAAGCTGGGGGATCTGATGCATCCGTTGGAGCGGGTCAGCCGGCACATGCCGCTGTCGCAGTTGCTCGAGCAGTTCCGCCAGGGTGGCGCACACTTCGCCCTGGTCGAAGAGGCCGACGGCAAGGTCATTGGTTACCTGACCATGGAAGACGTGCTCGAAGCCCTGGTCGGTGACATCCAGGACGAACACCGCAAGGCCGAGCGCGGCATTCTCGCCTACCAGCCGGGCAAGCTGCTGGTGCGCGGCGACACGCCGCTGGCCAAGGTCGAACGCCTGCTGGGGATCGATCTTGATCACGTCGAGGCTGAAACCCTCGCCGGGTTGATCTATGACACCCTCAAGCGCATGCCCGAAGAAGAGGAAGTGCTGGAAACCGATGGCCTGCGCATCATCGTCAAGAAGATGAAAGGGCCCAAGGTGGTTCTGGCCAAGGTGGTCAAGCTGGATTGA
- a CDS encoding FAD-dependent oxidoreductase, with protein sequence MSAPVVIVGTGLAGYNLAKEWRKLDAQTPLLLITADDGRSYSKPMLSTGFGKNKEADGLAMAEAGAMAEQLNAEIRTHTRITGIDPGHKRLWIGEEAVAYRDLVLAWGAEPIRVPVEGDAQDAIYPINDLEDYARFRSAVAGKRRVLILGAGLIGCEFANDLSAGGYEVELLAPCEQVMPGLLHPAAASAVQAGLEGLGVRFHLGPVLASLDRQGDALQATLSDGRLIACDAVVSAVGLRPRIALAAAAGLDVNRGVMVDRHLRTSHANIYALGDCAEVDGLNLLYVMPLMAGARALAKTLAGEPTAVSYGPMPVTVKTPVCPLVVSPPPRGCVGEWAVEGSGGDIKALCRDSAGALLGYALTGTAVQEKLALNRELPALLA encoded by the coding sequence ATGAGTGCACCCGTCGTTATCGTCGGTACCGGTCTGGCCGGCTACAACCTGGCCAAGGAGTGGCGCAAGCTCGACGCGCAGACGCCTCTGCTACTGATCACCGCTGACGATGGCCGCTCCTACTCCAAGCCGATGCTCTCCACCGGCTTCGGCAAGAACAAGGAGGCCGATGGCCTGGCTATGGCCGAGGCGGGCGCCATGGCCGAGCAGCTCAACGCAGAGATTCGCACCCACACCCGCATCACCGGTATCGACCCCGGGCACAAGCGCTTGTGGATCGGCGAGGAGGCCGTGGCATATCGCGATCTGGTCCTGGCCTGGGGCGCCGAGCCGATTCGCGTACCGGTGGAAGGTGATGCCCAGGACGCCATTTACCCCATCAACGACCTGGAGGATTACGCGCGCTTTCGCAGCGCCGTGGCCGGCAAGCGTCGCGTGCTGATCCTCGGTGCCGGGCTGATCGGCTGTGAGTTCGCCAATGATCTCAGCGCTGGCGGTTATGAGGTCGAGTTGCTGGCGCCGTGCGAGCAGGTGATGCCGGGTTTGCTGCATCCGGCCGCGGCGTCTGCCGTACAGGCTGGCCTGGAAGGTCTGGGCGTGCGTTTCCACCTGGGCCCGGTGCTGGCCAGTCTCGATCGACAGGGCGATGCGCTGCAGGCCACGCTGTCCGATGGCCGCCTGATCGCGTGCGATGCGGTGGTCTCGGCTGTCGGCCTGCGCCCGCGTATCGCCCTGGCGGCAGCGGCCGGGCTCGACGTCAATCGTGGGGTGATGGTCGACCGCCACCTGCGCACCTCGCACGCCAATATCTACGCTCTTGGCGACTGCGCCGAGGTCGACGGGCTCAACCTGCTCTACGTCATGCCGTTGATGGCCGGCGCCCGCGCGCTGGCCAAGACCCTGGCCGGTGAGCCGACGGCGGTCAGCTACGGGCCGATGCCGGTGACAGTGAAGACGCCAGTGTGCCCGCTGGTGGTTTCGCCGCCGCCGCGTGGCTGCGTAGGCGAATGGGCGGTCGAAGGCAGTGGTGGCGACATCAAGGCGCTCTGCCGCGATAGCGCTGGGGCGCTGCTCGGCTATGCCCTGACCGGGACGGCCGTGCAGGAGAAACTGGCGTTGAACCGGGAGCTGCCGGCACTGCTGGCATGA
- a CDS encoding HU family DNA-binding protein: MRKPELAAAIAEKADLTKDQANRVLNAVLEEITGALNRKDSVTLVGFGTFVQRHRGARTGKNPQTGQPVKIKASNTVAFKPGKSLKDAVN; this comes from the coding sequence ATGCGTAAACCGGAACTCGCCGCCGCCATCGCCGAAAAGGCTGATCTGACTAAGGATCAGGCCAATCGTGTACTCAACGCCGTACTGGAAGAAATCACCGGAGCACTGAACCGCAAGGACAGTGTCACTCTGGTTGGCTTCGGTACCTTCGTTCAGCGCCACCGTGGTGCCCGCACAGGCAAGAACCCGCAAACCGGCCAGCCGGTGAAGATCAAGGCCAGCAACACCGTCGCCTTCAAACCGGGCAAGTCCCTGAAAGACGCGGTCAACTGA
- a CDS encoding helicase has translation MKFRFLLWMLGRLMAKASRENPAFRQQLEGRDMVFQLHTLDGKVARHFTVAGQRVTSKRGTTSDPAFAIGFKDAAYGFETMTAKNKQLAFMQGIQNKDIQIQGNPALVMWFQGLTKYLMPKKKTEAPKKAA, from the coding sequence ATGAAATTCCGTTTTCTTCTGTGGATGCTGGGCCGCCTGATGGCCAAGGCCAGCCGTGAAAATCCGGCGTTCCGCCAACAACTCGAAGGCCGCGATATGGTGTTCCAGTTGCATACTCTCGACGGCAAGGTGGCCCGCCACTTCACCGTGGCCGGTCAGCGCGTGACCAGCAAGCGCGGCACCACCTCGGATCCGGCCTTCGCCATTGGCTTCAAGGATGCCGCCTACGGCTTTGAAACCATGACCGCGAAGAACAAGCAGCTGGCCTTCATGCAGGGCATCCAGAACAAGGACATCCAGATCCAGGGCAACCCGGCGCTGGTCATGTGGTTCCAGGGCCTGACCAAGTACCTGATGCCGAAGAAGAAGACCGAGGCGCCGAAAAAGGCCGCCTGA
- a CDS encoding aminoacyl-tRNA deacylase and HDOD domain-containing protein, giving the protein MTEAALAANATAQPPAVIVQLLEKLAVPYQVRAERPGQPSEARLQAVLVDDAVGALLVLYPRNHLLDLSRLAELTGRQLTAVKPERLERMLGKHNLAALPGLPPLTSSPCLYEERLLQVPSLLIESGQPGVLLEIPTEAFKALLSKASAARFGEPVSAIKPNLDRPHDDRAEITQAVQAFTARRIQQRLEETIEIPPLPETAQKIIKLRVDPNATVDDITGVVETDPALAAQVVSWAASPYYAAPGKIRSVEDAIVRVLGFDLVINLALGLALGKTLSLPKDQPQHATPYWQQAIYTAAVIEGLTRAMPRAQRPEAGLTYLAGLLHNFGYLVLAHVFPPHFSLICRHLEVNPHLSHSHIEQHLLGITREQIGAWLMRHWDMPEELSSALRFQHDPSYAGDSAAFPNLVCLAVSLLRNRSIGAGPLSEIPDELFEALGISREKAEDAVSKVLSAEVALRELAAQYQQPQ; this is encoded by the coding sequence ATGACTGAAGCTGCCCTCGCCGCCAACGCCACTGCGCAACCGCCCGCCGTGATCGTGCAACTGCTGGAGAAACTCGCCGTACCCTACCAGGTGCGTGCGGAGCGACCGGGCCAGCCGAGCGAGGCGCGCCTGCAGGCCGTGCTGGTGGACGATGCCGTCGGTGCCCTGCTGGTGCTCTACCCACGCAACCACTTGCTGGATCTGTCGCGCCTGGCCGAACTGACTGGGCGCCAGCTCACCGCGGTCAAACCGGAACGCCTGGAGCGCATGCTCGGCAAGCACAATCTGGCCGCACTGCCCGGTTTGCCACCCCTGACCAGTTCGCCCTGCCTGTACGAAGAACGCCTGCTGCAGGTGCCCAGTCTGCTGATCGAGTCCGGCCAGCCTGGTGTGTTGCTGGAAATCCCCACCGAAGCCTTCAAGGCGCTGCTGAGCAAGGCCAGCGCGGCGCGTTTCGGTGAGCCGGTCAGCGCGATCAAACCGAACCTCGATCGCCCGCATGATGACCGCGCGGAAATCACCCAAGCCGTGCAGGCCTTTACCGCACGCCGCATCCAGCAGCGCCTGGAAGAAACCATCGAGATTCCGCCGCTACCGGAAACCGCACAGAAGATCATCAAGCTACGGGTCGATCCCAACGCCACGGTGGACGACATCACCGGCGTGGTCGAAACCGACCCGGCATTGGCTGCCCAGGTGGTCAGCTGGGCAGCCTCGCCCTACTACGCCGCGCCCGGCAAGATCCGCTCGGTGGAAGATGCCATCGTCCGCGTACTGGGCTTTGACCTGGTGATCAACCTGGCTCTCGGCCTGGCGCTGGGCAAGACTCTCAGTCTGCCCAAGGATCAGCCGCAGCACGCCACCCCTTACTGGCAGCAGGCGATCTATACCGCTGCAGTGATCGAGGGCCTGACCCGCGCCATGCCGCGCGCGCAGCGCCCGGAAGCCGGCCTGACCTACCTCGCCGGGCTGCTGCACAATTTCGGCTACCTGGTGCTGGCACACGTCTTCCCGCCGCACTTCTCGTTGATCTGCCGCCATCTGGAGGTCAACCCGCACCTGTCGCACAGCCATATCGAGCAGCACCTGCTGGGTATCACCCGCGAGCAGATAGGCGCCTGGCTGATGCGTCACTGGGATATGCCCGAAGAGCTGTCCAGCGCGCTACGCTTCCAGCATGATCCGTCCTATGCCGGTGACAGTGCCGCCTTCCCCAACCTGGTGTGCCTGGCGGTCAGCCTGCTGCGCAATCGGAGCATCGGTGCCGGCCCGCTGAGCGAGATCCCTGATGAGCTGTTCGAGGCGCTCGGTATCAGCCGGGAAAAAGCCGAAGACGCCGTGAGCAAGGTGCTCAGCGCCGAAGTCGCCTTGCGTGAACTGGCAGCGCAGTATCAGCAGCCGCAATGA